A region of Lycium barbarum isolate Lr01 chromosome 3, ASM1917538v2, whole genome shotgun sequence DNA encodes the following proteins:
- the LOC132631318 gene encoding LOW QUALITY PROTEIN: putative F-box/kelch-repeat protein At1g20790 (The sequence of the model RefSeq protein was modified relative to this genomic sequence to represent the inferred CDS: deleted 2 bases in 1 codon; substituted 1 base at 1 genomic stop codon), translating to MERVEGLRNGNRAEGSNSISVSKGLQDDLIVGEIVSRLPLKFAVQCKVVSKNFNRCISDPKFSQTLLQREMDCSTQLIYTSNGSMRKFHKISXTIPTTQRKTTLPDDVEVLASCKGLILLDFEETKVYCIFNPITGAHQLMPYPEPTTFMMIGFPGLAVDYSRSDQYTLVTISKLAENPNLFYKFHVLSSKQPGLWREFQLRSNTFSDLAVGCPPVYWCNSLYWLRSDGSVIAYDTEKEEAIILDRPEFIDHSDNGKILIGRDIWLGVAQGLLTLVCIFEKSIVIASYDNGSNWNVYHKLENFISSSDGIINGFPVLIDSKQVFFVVEHPPAMYDLYEYDIEISEYRKAPVLNIVNYPLHSFEPTLASVHATPSEIVNTHHLSYIAAKLDVFRRFITEGTS from the exons atggaacgaGTTGAGGGCTTGAGAAACGGCAACAGAGCAGAGGGAAGCAATAGTATATCAGTAAGTAAGGGATTGCAAGATGATTTAATAGTTGGGGAGATTGTCTCTCGCTTGCCCTTGAAGTTTGCAGTTCAATGTAAAGTTGTAAGCAAGAATTTTAATAGATGCATTTCTGATCCTAAATTTTCCCAAACTTTGCTTCAACGTGAAATGGATTGTTCTACACAACTCATCTATACATCAAATGGTTCAATGAGAAAATTCCACAAAATCTCCTAAACC ATCCCAACCACTCAACGTAAGACGACTTTACCCGATGACGTTGAAGTTTTGGCCTCATGCAAGGGTCTCATTCTCCTTGACTTTGAGGAAACTAAGGTCTACTGTATTTTCAATCCGATAACTGGCGCGCACCAATTGATGCCATACCCCGAGCCTACAACTTTTATGATGATTGGTTTTCCAGGCCTAGCTGTTGATTACTCGAGGTCAGATCAATATACATTGGTAACCATCAGTAAGCTGGCTGAAAATCCCAACCTATTTTACAAATTTCACGTACTTTCATCGAAGCAACCTGGCTTGTGGCGTGAATTCCAACTGAGAAGCAATACTTTCAGTGATTTGGCCGTCGGCTGTCCACCTGTTTACTGGTGCAATTCTCTGTATTGGCTCAGAAGCGACGGTAGTGTTATAGCTTATGATACAGAGAAAGAAGAGGCTATAATACTTGACCGTCCGGAGTTTATTGATCATTCTGATAATGGTAAAATTCTGATTGGTCGCGATATATGGCTAGGAGTGGCACAAGGTTTACTTACTCTTGTTTGCATATTCGAGAAGTCCATTGTTATTGCTTCTTATGATAATGGCAGCAATTGGAACGTTTACCACAAGTTGGAAAACTTCATTTCCAGTTCAGACGGAATTATTAATGGTTTTCCGGTCTTGATCGACAGCAAACAGGTGTTTTTCGTGGTAGAACATCCCCCGGCAATGTATGACCTATACGAGTATGATATTGAGATCAGTGAGTATAGGAAAGCGCCAGTGTTGAACATAGTTAATTATCCCCTGCATTCCTTCGAACCAACATTAGCTAGTGTTCATGCGACGCCCTCGGAAATAGTAAACACTCATCATTTGTCATATATCGCTGCAAAGTTAGATGTGTTCAGAAGATTTATTACTGAAGGTACCAGTTAG